A stretch of the Mesorhizobium sp. Pch-S genome encodes the following:
- a CDS encoding agmatinase: MPTSPAFLDFPSHLADGHVPRAVIFGAGYGSTYPGEDSSGYVAAANAIRAASQDDAGLVEHWDFDLGGPLFGGGSVSCTDIGDIATTMHDNAGNRAGIEAKTREILALQAVPILLGGDDSVVIPFLAGFAEHGPVWILQIDAHIDWRDEVHGERFGYSSPMRRASEMPHVAGMVQVGLRSVGSGRRSEIEAAQHYGSRFITAREVHAIGVDAALRHIPEGVRVVVTLDCDGLDPGIMPGVAARTPGGLTYTQVIDLIAGVSRRARIVGFDLVEFYPPADIGGLTAQTASRLLVNAIGAIVRQA; the protein is encoded by the coding sequence ATGCCAACTTCCCCAGCCTTTCTCGACTTTCCCAGTCACCTTGCCGATGGCCACGTACCCCGTGCCGTCATCTTCGGAGCTGGGTATGGCAGCACCTATCCCGGCGAGGACAGCAGCGGTTACGTTGCGGCTGCCAATGCGATCCGCGCGGCCAGCCAGGATGACGCTGGGCTCGTCGAACACTGGGACTTCGATCTTGGCGGTCCGCTGTTCGGTGGTGGATCAGTCTCCTGCACCGATATCGGCGACATTGCGACCACCATGCACGACAATGCCGGCAACCGGGCCGGGATCGAAGCGAAGACCCGTGAGATCCTGGCGCTGCAGGCTGTGCCGATCCTGCTCGGCGGTGACGATTCCGTGGTTATCCCGTTCCTTGCCGGTTTTGCTGAGCATGGGCCGGTCTGGATCCTGCAGATCGACGCCCATATCGACTGGCGGGACGAAGTGCATGGCGAGCGCTTCGGCTACTCGAGCCCGATGCGCCGGGCGAGCGAGATGCCACACGTCGCAGGCATGGTGCAGGTCGGCCTGCGCAGCGTCGGCAGTGGAAGGCGGTCTGAAATCGAAGCGGCTCAACACTATGGCAGCCGCTTTATCACCGCCCGCGAAGTGCACGCCATCGGCGTCGATGCCGCTCTTCGGCATATTCCCGAGGGTGTGCGAGTCGTCGTCACCCTCGATTGCGACGGCCTCGATCCCGGCATCATGCCGGGTGTGGCGGCACGCACACCCGGAGGCCTCACCTATACACAGGTGATCGACCTGATCGCGGGCGTCTCCCGGCGGGCCAGGATCGTCGGGTTCGATCTTGTCGAGTTCTATCCTCCGGCCGACATAGGCGGCCTCACGGCGCAGACCGCGTCACGGCTTCTGGTGAATGCGATCGGTGCCATTGTCAGGCAGGCGTGA
- the plsY gene encoding glycerol-3-phosphate 1-O-acyltransferase PlsY: MVFWAANIAVLAVAYLLGSIPSGYLAGKWLKGIDIRQHGSRSTWATNVLRTIGKGAALAVLLVDVLKGVAAVAFARWFSLWPSSMPQGTMPVADLQTWEPWLVCLAGLAALLGHGRSIWLNFTGGKSAATGLGVLLAMSWPAGLAAAAVFGVSLAVSRIVSLSSMLAAVTAIALVFLLEQPLAYRLLVIAGGVYVILRHSANIRRLLSGTEPRLGQKS; the protein is encoded by the coding sequence ATGGTTTTCTGGGCTGCGAACATCGCCGTGTTGGCGGTGGCCTATCTTCTCGGCTCGATACCCTCGGGCTATCTGGCCGGCAAATGGCTGAAAGGCATCGACATCCGGCAACACGGGTCGCGATCCACCTGGGCAACGAACGTACTTCGAACGATCGGAAAAGGGGCGGCGCTGGCGGTTCTCCTGGTCGATGTCTTGAAGGGCGTGGCAGCAGTCGCTTTCGCCCGCTGGTTTTCCCTTTGGCCCTCTTCAATGCCGCAAGGCACGATGCCGGTGGCTGACCTGCAGACATGGGAACCCTGGCTTGTCTGCCTTGCCGGGCTCGCCGCGCTGCTGGGGCATGGCCGGTCGATCTGGCTGAATTTCACCGGCGGCAAGTCGGCTGCGACGGGGCTCGGCGTGTTGCTGGCGATGTCCTGGCCCGCAGGCTTGGCAGCCGCAGCGGTTTTTGGGGTTTCGCTGGCAGTGTCTAGGATCGTTTCATTGAGCTCGATGCTTGCGGCCGTGACCGCCATCGCGCTCGTCTTCCTCCTGGAACAGCCCCTGGCCTACCGGCTGCTGGTGATCGCAGGCGGCGTCTACGTCATCTTGCGCCACAGTGCCAACATTCGCCGGCTGCTGTCAGGAACGGAGCCCCGCCTTGGGCAGAAATCCTGA
- a CDS encoding winged helix-turn-helix domain-containing protein: MQGSRFAFGPFLLDPDAGTLTRNDVPVATGYRGLRLLAALVGRAGEILGKAELMDAAWPGMAVEEGNLTVQIAQLRKLLGPAADGSGEWIATVPRVGYRFAGSVEKRDSVQRKPLPLPGKPSIAVLPFVNVSNDPEQESFADGLTEDLITDLSRIPGLFVIARNSAFSYKGKATDVRTIAQDLGVRYLLEGSARRAAGHVRINAQLVDAASGEHLWAERFDRGLEDIFAVQDEVTARIVEALLGRLRASTPRNRPRNLEAYDLCVRARRLMDDSPQTAREAHLMLTRAVSLDPDYAEPYRWLAMNRWMGWVHWGGPTEDDRKIALELARKAVTIDPNDAGCRWVLGYLLTYERSFAEADAEFARAIELDPNEADAWAALSDVAVLAGWIDEGLEHIRKAFRLNPYPASWYYSTLGQAQYACRDYEAAVETLRRDETYRTSSRRFLAASLAQLGRLDEARAEVELFLVGNPHFTTSHWAATEPFRDSAMLEHFVEGFRKAGLPE; this comes from the coding sequence ATGCAAGGATCGCGCTTTGCCTTTGGCCCGTTCTTACTTGACCCGGATGCGGGAACGCTGACGCGGAACGATGTCCCTGTGGCAACGGGTTATCGCGGACTGAGGCTGCTCGCGGCTCTTGTGGGCCGGGCAGGCGAAATCCTCGGCAAGGCCGAGCTGATGGATGCGGCCTGGCCGGGCATGGCCGTCGAGGAAGGCAATCTGACGGTGCAGATTGCGCAACTCAGGAAGCTGCTTGGTCCGGCCGCTGATGGCAGCGGTGAATGGATCGCGACTGTGCCGCGCGTAGGCTATCGCTTTGCAGGCAGCGTCGAAAAACGCGATAGTGTGCAGCGAAAGCCTTTGCCGCTGCCTGGAAAGCCCTCCATCGCGGTGCTGCCCTTTGTCAACGTCAGCAATGATCCGGAACAGGAATCGTTCGCGGATGGGCTGACCGAGGATCTCATCACCGACCTTTCCAGGATTCCTGGGTTGTTCGTCATCGCGCGCAATTCGGCCTTCTCCTACAAGGGAAAGGCGACAGATGTGCGCACCATCGCGCAAGACCTCGGCGTGCGTTACCTGCTGGAGGGCAGTGCGCGCCGCGCCGCCGGGCATGTTCGCATCAACGCCCAACTGGTCGACGCGGCGAGCGGCGAACATCTTTGGGCGGAACGCTTCGACCGTGGGCTCGAAGACATCTTCGCCGTTCAGGACGAGGTGACAGCCAGGATCGTCGAGGCGCTGCTCGGCCGGCTGCGCGCCTCGACACCGCGCAATCGGCCCAGGAATCTCGAAGCCTACGACCTCTGCGTCAGGGCCCGCAGGCTGATGGACGATTCGCCACAGACGGCGCGGGAGGCGCATTTGATGCTGACGCGGGCGGTTTCGCTCGATCCCGATTATGCCGAACCCTATCGCTGGCTTGCCATGAACCGCTGGATGGGATGGGTGCATTGGGGCGGACCGACCGAAGATGACCGCAAAATTGCCCTGGAACTGGCGCGCAAGGCCGTGACGATCGATCCGAACGATGCCGGTTGCCGCTGGGTGCTGGGCTATCTGCTGACCTATGAACGCAGTTTCGCGGAAGCGGACGCGGAATTCGCCAGGGCGATCGAGCTTGATCCCAACGAGGCCGATGCCTGGGCGGCGTTGTCCGACGTCGCGGTTTTGGCCGGGTGGATCGACGAAGGGCTCGAGCACATCCGCAAGGCGTTTAGGCTGAATCCGTACCCAGCCAGTTGGTATTATTCGACGCTCGGCCAGGCGCAATATGCCTGCCGTGACTATGAGGCTGCCGTCGAGACGCTGCGCAGGGATGAGACGTACCGCACGAGCTCGCGCCGTTTCTTGGCGGCAAGCCTGGCACAACTCGGCCGCCTCGACGAGGCGCGCGCCGAGGTCGAACTGTTTCTGGTCGGCAATCCCCATTTCACAACCAGCCACTGGGCCGCGACGGAGCCATTTCGCGACAGTGCGATGCTGGAGCATTTCGTCGAGGGATTTCGCAAAGCCGGTCTTCCGGAGTGA
- a CDS encoding GFA family protein: MTTERHGGCACGKVRYSVSGDPLRVGLCHCTDCRRTSGSAFTFYGIWPLAAFRCEGQTSAYKDRSFCPTCGGQVFALSDTEAEIMAGTLDEAPSDLVPQYELWTPRREPWLHALPGTDQFHGNR; the protein is encoded by the coding sequence ATGACCACAGAACGCCATGGCGGCTGTGCGTGCGGCAAGGTTCGCTACTCCGTGTCGGGCGATCCGCTGCGCGTCGGCCTCTGCCATTGCACCGATTGCAGACGCACCAGCGGCTCGGCTTTTACTTTCTATGGAATCTGGCCGCTGGCGGCATTCAGATGCGAAGGACAGACATCCGCCTATAAAGACCGCAGCTTCTGCCCGACCTGCGGCGGCCAGGTGTTTGCACTCAGCGACACCGAGGCAGAGATCATGGCCGGCACGCTCGATGAGGCGCCGTCCGACCTTGTGCCGCAATATGAACTCTGGACACCACGGCGAGAACCCTGGCTGCATGCCTTGCCTGGAACCGATCAATTCCACGGCAACCGCTGA
- a CDS encoding response regulator, with the protein MARILLAEDDDDMRRFLVKALERAGYQVSDFDNGASAYERLREEPFSLLLTDIVMPEMDGIELARRATEIDPDLKVMFITGFAAVALNPDSKAPRDAKVLSKPFHLRDLVNEVEKMLHAA; encoded by the coding sequence ATGGCACGCATCCTGCTGGCGGAAGACGACGACGATATGCGCCGGTTCCTGGTCAAGGCGCTAGAGCGCGCAGGCTACCAGGTCAGTGATTTCGACAATGGCGCCAGCGCCTATGAGCGGTTGCGCGAAGAGCCGTTCTCGCTGCTGTTGACCGACATCGTCATGCCTGAGATGGACGGCATCGAGCTGGCGCGCCGCGCCACCGAAATCGACCCGGATCTCAAGGTGATGTTCATCACCGGATTCGCCGCCGTTGCGCTGAACCCCGATTCGAAAGCGCCGCGCGACGCCAAGGTGCTGTCCAAGCCCTTCCACCTGCGCGACCTCGTCAACGAGGTCGAGAAGATGCTGCACGCCGCATAA
- a CDS encoding N-formylglutamate amidohydrolase, with the protein MTSPAEDFAAVPPFEVRSGAEQRVPFVFNSPHSGRHYPDRFLAMTKLDRSTIRRSEDCYVDELFGAAIMLGAPMLAANFPRAYLDVNREPWELDPRMFIEPVPPYCNIRSARVAGGLGTVPRLVGEGLDIYGARLPIVEAFQRIELIYKPYHEALKRLIAGTHARFGYAVLIDCHSMPASVRTSDQGMRPDFIIGDRFGTSASAMLTQEAISLLSGMGYTVAYNKPYAGGFITEHYGRPVRNLHALQIEVNRGLYMNERTFQRSVGFDALTEDLARFSADLMALPDHHFLDLPEAAE; encoded by the coding sequence TTGACGTCGCCAGCTGAGGATTTTGCGGCCGTCCCGCCCTTCGAAGTCCGCTCGGGCGCAGAGCAGCGCGTTCCCTTCGTTTTCAATTCCCCGCACAGCGGCCGCCATTATCCGGACCGATTCCTGGCGATGACCAAGCTCGACCGCAGCACCATCCGCCGCTCCGAGGATTGTTATGTCGACGAGCTGTTCGGTGCGGCGATCATGCTCGGCGCGCCGATGCTGGCGGCAAACTTCCCGCGGGCCTATCTTGATGTGAACCGCGAGCCGTGGGAACTCGATCCGCGCATGTTCATCGAACCGGTGCCGCCTTATTGCAACATCCGTTCGGCACGCGTCGCTGGCGGACTCGGGACCGTGCCGCGGCTGGTGGGCGAGGGGCTCGACATCTATGGAGCGCGGCTGCCGATCGTTGAGGCTTTCCAGCGCATCGAGCTGATCTACAAGCCCTATCATGAGGCACTGAAGCGATTGATCGCCGGCACCCATGCCCGTTTCGGCTATGCGGTGCTAATCGATTGTCATTCGATGCCGGCCAGCGTGCGGACCAGCGATCAGGGCATGCGCCCCGATTTCATCATCGGCGATCGTTTCGGTACATCTGCTTCGGCGATGCTGACGCAGGAAGCGATCTCACTTCTCAGCGGCATGGGTTATACGGTCGCCTACAACAAACCTTATGCCGGTGGCTTCATCACCGAGCATTATGGCCGGCCGGTGCGCAATCTGCACGCGCTGCAGATCGAAGTGAACCGCGGGCTCTACATGAATGAACGCACCTTCCAGAGGTCGGTTGGGTTCGACGCGCTGACGGAAGACCTGGCGCGCTTTTCGGCGGACCTGATGGCGTTGCCGGACCACCATTTCCTCGACCTGCCGGAAGCGGCGGAATAG
- the hisN gene encoding histidinol-phosphatase yields the protein MRRIAGAAAAETLPRFRSQGAVVNKLSGGFDPVTEADREAERAIRALIGAEFPDHGILGEEHGSENLASRHVWVIDPIDGTRAFISGLPVWGTLVGLTVDGDAVAGLMSQPFTGELFYANADGAFYEGPGGPRKLAARKTTKLEDATLFTTTPALFKGDARSRFDLFETKVQLSRYGTDCYAFAMVAAGTVDIVADPGLKPYDIVALIPIIEKAGGVITTFDGRPAENGGDILAAATPELHDAAMAALRG from the coding sequence ATGCGGCGGATCGCCGGCGCGGCCGCGGCCGAGACCTTGCCGCGCTTCCGCAGTCAGGGCGCGGTGGTCAACAAGCTCTCCGGCGGCTTCGATCCTGTCACCGAGGCCGATCGGGAGGCGGAACGAGCAATCCGCGCGCTGATCGGTGCCGAGTTTCCGGATCACGGCATCCTGGGCGAGGAACACGGCAGCGAGAACCTTGCCAGCCGGCATGTCTGGGTGATCGACCCGATCGACGGTACCCGCGCTTTCATTTCCGGCCTTCCGGTGTGGGGGACGCTGGTCGGGCTGACGGTCGACGGTGACGCGGTGGCCGGGCTGATGTCGCAGCCCTTCACCGGCGAACTGTTCTACGCCAATGCCGATGGCGCCTTCTATGAAGGACCCGGCGGTCCGCGCAAGCTGGCCGCCCGGAAGACAACGAAGCTGGAAGACGCCACGCTGTTCACCACCACGCCGGCGCTTTTCAAGGGCGACGCACGTAGCCGCTTCGACCTTTTCGAGACCAAGGTGCAGCTGTCGCGGTACGGTACCGACTGCTACGCCTTCGCTATGGTGGCGGCGGGCACGGTCGACATCGTCGCCGATCCGGGACTGAAACCCTACGATATCGTGGCCCTGATCCCGATCATCGAGAAGGCGGGCGGCGTCATCACGACGTTCGACGGGCGACCGGCCGAAAATGGCGGCGATATCCTTGCGGCTGCGACGCCCGAATTGCATGACGCCGCCATGGCGGCCTTGCGAGGGTGA
- a CDS encoding nuclear transport factor 2 family protein translates to MTRNLQFVVLAGSLFATALTAPALADEPERVVQEWYRRLSESDIAGLAGLIAPNAVFHTEASGKSQSREEFIAYMDQSQDVLANAEIRHKLREKDETTITMIVCYDFQPGLTLNRETYSIADGKIVNARQKRLAEDCDGF, encoded by the coding sequence ATGACCCGCAACCTGCAGTTTGTCGTGTTGGCTGGCTCGTTGTTCGCCACTGCTTTGACAGCGCCCGCGCTGGCCGATGAACCGGAGCGCGTGGTGCAGGAATGGTATCGGCGTCTCTCCGAATCCGACATAGCCGGCCTTGCCGGTCTCATTGCGCCAAACGCCGTCTTTCACACGGAGGCTTCAGGCAAGTCGCAGAGCCGCGAGGAATTCATCGCCTATATGGACCAGTCTCAGGATGTCCTGGCCAACGCCGAGATTCGCCACAAGCTGCGGGAAAAAGACGAGACGACGATCACGATGATCGTCTGCTACGATTTTCAGCCGGGCCTCACGCTCAACCGGGAAACCTACAGCATCGCCGACGGCAAGATTGTCAACGCACGCCAGAAGCGCCTGGCCGAGGATTGCGACGGTTTCTAA
- a CDS encoding alpha/beta hydrolase gives MTDLFYELDGNPVPENAFTGFLTTRDRKQIRFARFSATARPLKGTVVVLPGRNECIEKYFETVRNLTGRGFGVAMLDWRGQGASDRLLKNPQRGYVKSFQDYARDLEQLFTEVVLPDCRGPYYILAHSAGALVALLASANMVNRVQRMVLIAPFLDLPDQRVSMTTVRRLGGVLTCLGLGRLYAAWGPRKALPTPFERNLLTSDPERYRRNTGLYQAYPQLALGGPTVRWLRAAAVATETVRDPEFMAAMKIPTLIIGAGNDRVVSTRAVEHFARHIRLGSFVMIDGAKHEILQEKDYYREQFLAAFDAFIPGSEAQAEAALG, from the coding sequence ATGACGGATCTCTTCTACGAACTCGACGGCAATCCCGTCCCGGAAAACGCCTTTACCGGCTTCCTCACCACGCGCGACCGCAAACAGATCCGCTTCGCCAGGTTTTCTGCCACGGCCAGGCCGCTGAAAGGTACCGTGGTGGTCCTGCCCGGCCGCAATGAATGCATCGAAAAATATTTCGAGACCGTGCGGAACCTGACCGGCCGCGGTTTCGGCGTGGCCATGCTCGACTGGCGTGGCCAGGGCGCTTCCGACCGCCTGCTCAAGAACCCGCAGCGCGGCTATGTGAAGAGCTTCCAAGACTATGCCAGGGATCTCGAGCAGCTGTTCACGGAAGTGGTCCTGCCCGACTGCCGCGGACCCTATTACATCCTCGCGCATTCTGCCGGCGCTCTCGTGGCCTTGCTCGCCAGCGCCAACATGGTCAACCGCGTGCAGCGCATGGTGTTGATCGCACCTTTTCTCGACCTGCCCGATCAGCGGGTATCGATGACGACCGTACGTCGCCTCGGCGGTGTCCTGACCTGTCTGGGCCTTGGCCGCCTCTATGCGGCCTGGGGGCCGCGCAAGGCCTTGCCGACTCCGTTCGAACGCAATCTGCTGACCAGTGATCCCGAGCGCTATCGTCGCAACACCGGGCTGTATCAGGCCTATCCGCAGCTGGCACTTGGAGGCCCCACGGTTCGCTGGCTGCGCGCTGCCGCCGTCGCCACGGAAACCGTGCGCGACCCTGAATTCATGGCTGCGATGAAGATCCCGACTTTGATCATCGGCGCCGGCAACGACCGTGTCGTTTCAACCCGAGCGGTCGAGCATTTCGCCCGCCACATCCGGCTCGGTTCCTTTGTCATGATCGACGGTGCCAAACACGAGATCCTGCAGGAGAAAGACTATTACCGCGAGCAGTTCCTGGCAGCTTTCGACGCCTTCATACCAGGCAGCGAGGCGCAGGCAGAAGCAGCCCTGGGTTGA
- a CDS encoding Hsp20 family protein has protein sequence MRHVDFSPLYRSTVGFDRLFTMLDSLAQPEGGQSYPPYNIERTGEDSYRISMAVAGFSDDEISIEAHRNVLTIKGERKDETNGEGSEVLYRGIAARAFERRFQLADHVDVVGAALKNGLLHIDLKRNIPEELKPRKIAISAAPAKTKQIEAKAAN, from the coding sequence ATGCGTCATGTCGATTTTTCCCCGCTCTATCGCTCGACCGTCGGTTTTGACCGTCTGTTCACGATGCTGGATTCACTGGCCCAGCCTGAAGGTGGCCAGAGCTATCCGCCCTACAACATCGAGCGCACCGGCGAGGATTCCTACCGGATTTCCATGGCCGTCGCCGGTTTCTCGGATGACGAGATTTCGATCGAAGCCCACCGCAATGTGCTGACCATCAAGGGTGAGCGCAAGGACGAGACCAACGGCGAAGGTTCGGAAGTACTTTATCGCGGCATCGCCGCTCGCGCCTTCGAGCGCCGCTTCCAGCTGGCCGACCATGTCGACGTCGTCGGCGCTGCGCTCAAGAACGGCCTGCTTCACATCGACCTGAAGCGCAACATTCCCGAAGAGCTGAAGCCCCGCAAGATCGCGATCTCGGCTGCTCCGGCCAAGACCAAGCAGATCGAAGCCAAGGCGGCCAACTAA
- a CDS encoding MFS transporter has product MTMVQSMVPATTARSVIGRKITLLMVATLTIMAGTTISPSLPAIETHFADVDGVKLLSRMVLTLPALFVAFCAPLIGGLADRYGRLRLLIGSILLYGLSGISGLFVDSLPALLAGRAALGIAIGGIMTLTTALVGDYFSGSERERYLGLQQAFTGIGGVAFVAAGGLLADYHWRAPFAIYAVAFAIIPAAVAFLTEPGRSTPNDRHATDNASGDAVRWLSVAALCALAFLVNMIFYFIPPQLPFYLRAAGIGAASNAGFALGLHNLVMAGSALGYGRLRARLSVPAIFVIGLCLMTLGFVLVAFSTTMPSVLFAMAVAGAGLGLTIPNLMSGIIAQASPATRGRLAGMVTASMFIGHFTSPFASQPLIDTVGFQESYLAAACGLAALAIICGAIALNRKSGG; this is encoded by the coding sequence ATGACGATGGTGCAATCGATGGTCCCGGCGACAACCGCACGATCGGTTATCGGCCGCAAGATAACGCTACTCATGGTCGCGACCTTGACGATCATGGCCGGCACCACGATCTCGCCCTCGTTGCCCGCCATCGAGACGCACTTTGCCGATGTCGACGGTGTCAAACTGCTCAGCCGTATGGTGCTGACGCTGCCGGCCTTGTTCGTTGCCTTCTGCGCGCCGCTGATTGGTGGTCTTGCTGATCGCTACGGCAGACTGCGCCTGCTGATCGGCTCGATCCTGCTCTATGGCCTCTCTGGTATTTCAGGCCTCTTTGTCGACAGCCTGCCGGCGCTGCTTGCCGGTCGCGCCGCACTCGGCATCGCGATCGGAGGCATCATGACGCTGACCACCGCGCTCGTCGGCGACTATTTCAGCGGCAGCGAGCGCGAGCGTTATCTGGGATTGCAGCAGGCCTTCACCGGCATAGGCGGAGTTGCTTTCGTCGCCGCAGGCGGTCTTCTTGCCGACTATCACTGGCGCGCCCCTTTCGCGATCTACGCTGTGGCATTCGCCATCATCCCCGCAGCAGTCGCATTCCTCACCGAACCAGGGAGGTCGACGCCAAACGACCGGCACGCCACCGACAATGCCTCCGGAGACGCGGTCCGCTGGCTGTCGGTCGCGGCGCTGTGCGCGCTCGCCTTCCTCGTCAACATGATCTTCTATTTCATCCCGCCGCAGTTGCCTTTCTACCTGCGTGCGGCCGGTATCGGCGCCGCAAGCAATGCCGGCTTTGCGCTCGGTCTGCACAATCTGGTCATGGCGGGTTCAGCGCTTGGCTATGGCCGGCTACGCGCCAGGCTTTCCGTGCCGGCGATCTTCGTCATCGGCCTTTGCCTGATGACCTTGGGATTTGTGTTGGTCGCCTTTTCAACGACGATGCCTTCGGTTCTGTTTGCCATGGCGGTTGCCGGCGCGGGTCTCGGTCTCACCATCCCCAACCTGATGTCTGGCATCATCGCGCAGGCCAGCCCGGCCACCCGCGGACGGCTGGCCGGCATGGTAACAGCGTCGATGTTCATCGGTCATTTCACCTCGCCCTTCGCCAGCCAGCCTCTCATCGACACCGTCGGCTTTCAGGAGAGCTATCTCGCTGCGGCCTGCGGCCTCGCCGCCCTTGCCATCATCTGTGGGGCCATTGCGCTCAACCGCAAAAGCGGCGGGTAA
- a CDS encoding LysE family translocator: MPSTELLIAFFVTTSVFAYIPGPAMLYATAQTIARGRWSGFMAAVGIHLGCTVHVVAAAAGLSVLFHAVPVLYLLVKLAGAAYLVWLGISMFRARSDGGEINPHAIGAKSGRRAFVESITVEVLNPKTALFFLAFLPQFIDPSASFPVWVQFLILGSLANLIFSSADIVCVLLAGVIVTRLKRSSGAQRLMRRAGGALLVGLGAHLALQRT, from the coding sequence ATGCCCTCGACCGAGCTCCTCATCGCCTTTTTCGTCACCACGTCGGTTTTTGCCTACATCCCGGGGCCTGCCATGCTGTACGCGACAGCCCAGACCATCGCGCGCGGCCGCTGGTCGGGTTTCATGGCAGCGGTTGGCATCCATCTCGGCTGCACCGTGCATGTGGTCGCGGCAGCCGCAGGTCTCTCGGTGCTCTTCCACGCCGTCCCTGTTCTTTATCTGCTGGTGAAGCTCGCAGGTGCGGCCTATCTGGTCTGGCTCGGTATCTCGATGTTTCGCGCAAGGTCCGACGGCGGAGAGATCAACCCACATGCCATCGGTGCGAAATCGGGCCGCCGCGCATTCGTGGAGAGCATCACCGTCGAGGTGCTCAACCCGAAAACGGCGTTGTTCTTCCTGGCCTTCCTGCCCCAGTTCATCGATCCCTCGGCATCGTTCCCGGTCTGGGTGCAATTCCTGATCCTCGGCAGCCTTGCCAACCTGATCTTTTCCTCGGCCGACATCGTCTGCGTCCTGCTCGCCGGCGTCATCGTCACGCGCCTGAAGCGCTCCAGTGGCGCCCAGCGGCTGATGCGCCGCGCCGGCGGTGCGCTGCTGGTGGGGCTTGGCGCACACCTGGCATTGCAGAGGACCTGA
- a CDS encoding PhzF family phenazine biosynthesis protein: MTVMYQVDAFSDRIFGGNPAAVLVLDDWLAEETMQSIAAENNLAETAFARPNGRGWDLRWFTPVHEVEFCGHATLATAHVLAAHHEVIGEMAFSTRVGELRVARADGGYRMDLPSFPPEPLPDLPAPIAELFADIDHRAFRNFENIFVELPDEAAVRAFIPDLTRIATLKLQGLVITGKGDGYDFVSRYFAPGVGIPEDPVTGSIHATLVPHWASKLGKTHLSAFQASARGGHLLCELSGDRVLITGKAVTFMKAEIHLP, encoded by the coding sequence ATGACGGTGATGTATCAGGTCGACGCCTTTTCGGATCGGATATTCGGTGGCAATCCGGCCGCCGTGCTTGTTCTCGACGACTGGCTGGCTGAAGAGACCATGCAGTCCATCGCTGCAGAGAACAATCTGGCCGAAACCGCCTTTGCCCGGCCGAATGGCAGGGGCTGGGACCTGCGCTGGTTCACGCCGGTCCATGAGGTCGAGTTTTGTGGGCACGCCACGCTGGCGACCGCGCATGTACTTGCCGCGCATCACGAGGTGATCGGCGAAATGGCCTTCTCGACACGCGTCGGCGAACTGCGTGTTGCCCGCGCCGACGGCGGCTATCGCATGGATCTGCCCAGCTTTCCTCCGGAACCACTGCCGGACCTGCCTGCGCCGATCGCCGAGCTGTTCGCCGATATCGACCACAGAGCCTTTCGCAATTTCGAGAACATCTTCGTCGAACTGCCGGATGAAGCGGCTGTCCGCGCCTTCATCCCGGATCTGACAAGAATCGCCACCCTGAAACTGCAGGGCCTGGTCATCACCGGCAAGGGCGATGGCTACGACTTCGTTTCACGCTATTTCGCGCCGGGCGTCGGCATTCCGGAAGACCCTGTTACCGGCTCGATCCACGCGACACTTGTTCCGCATTGGGCGAGCAAGCTTGGCAAGACCCATCTGTCGGCATTCCAGGCTTCAGCGCGCGGCGGCCATCTCCTGTGCGAACTCTCCGGCGATCGCGTGCTGATCACCGGCAAGGCCGTGACCTTCATGAAGGCGGAAATTCATCTGCCATGA